In Salmo salar chromosome ssa14, Ssal_v3.1, whole genome shotgun sequence, the sequence GGATTCCGGTGGCAGAAAAGGAAAGGCTCGGAGGGAGAGTGAAGGATCTGAAGGCATTCGGCAACAACCTTGAAGCAAGGAGGGCAGGATTTCTCACAGCACAAAGAATTGcaggagacgagagagacagagggagagtgccGCAGGGAGCCCATGGCAGCTCCACAACCGACACTGAGGATAAAGCCAATCTGTCTACCCAAGTTCAGTGGGTATAAAAGGAACTTCCATCGATGGAGAAGAGACTGGGAGAGTCTGCAAAAGCAGGGGGAACCAACAGGCTCAGTCGAGGTAAAGAGGATCCAACTCATTGACAGTATagatgagaggatatgcagaggccTCCGTTTGTCTTTCAACACTGCTGAGGACATGTTCAGGGTGCTGGAAAACAGATATGGAAACAAGTCTACAATTGCCTTGGAGATAATGGAGGATCTGGAGAAAATTCCTGCTTTAAGGGCAAATCAGCCTAGAAAAGTTATCGACATGATCCAAACTATAGAGAAGGCCCTGGATGACCTCACGGAGCTTGGAAACACAGGAGCCATCAACAACCCTCTAGTGATCAGATCCATAGAAAGCAAGTTACCTGACGACATCAAGAGAGAGTGGCTTGTCTTCATGGTTAATCCGAGGAATAATGTCACACCAGATAATCACTTTGAGAACCTTCTTAAATTCCTGAAAACACAAGAGGAAATTCTTGAAAAACTGGAGCAGCTGGGAGTGAGTGAAAGGCCAGAAAAGAGAAATGCTTGCATGGAGAGGAAATATGCGTCCACGCGGTCCACAACGAAAGGaggctgtgttgtgtgtggtgatgaAAAGCACAGAGAAAATATATTCTTTTGCAAGCGTTTCAAGGAATTGAAGCCGGTGGAAAAGTTGGCTGCTGTAGAAAAGCTGGGGGCCTGCAAGAGGTGCTTGGTCTGTCATGGAGAAGATGATGAATGCAAAGAGACATACCTGTGCAGGAACAGAAACTGTAAAAAAGACCACCATTTCTTTCTATGCCTGAAGGGAGACTTCAGGAGGAGTGACTCAGAAAGAAGACAATTCAATGTGAGAAGGCATACGCGGACTGAGGAGCAGGAAGAATTTGTATCTAAACTCTCCCCAGAGATGGCGGACAAATTCAAGAGAGCGTTCACCAACATCACCGCAAAGACAAACTGTGGTGAAAAGATCCAGCTTGGAGAGATTGTGTCAGGTGCAGTAGAAGAATTGCCAGTTATTCTAATGCTGCTCGAGGTAACTGCCAATGCAGGACAAAAAATTGGAACCCTGATCGACTTGGCATCAGACACAAATTATATCACCCACAGAGCTGCCAGGAGATTAAATCTTCGAAGTGAAAACATCACTTTAGTCGTCCATGGAGTTGGGGGGATGGCCATGAAGGTTAAAACCAGAAGATATCTCCTCAGAGTGAGGGTCAAAATGCCTAGAGGCACAGAAAGAGCCCATGAGCTTGTCTGCTATGGTTTGAATGAAATTGCCAACATCCACAGAGTCATCAAACCTGAGCAACTCAAGAAGTTCTTCCCAGAAGTCAGTCTAGGAGATCTGAGGAGACCGGAGAACATTGAGCTACTGATAAGCCACCGCGAAGGAAGACTTGCTCCGCAAAGAGTGAAGGTGATTGGAGACCTTGTCTTATGGGAGAGCCCGCTAGGAAAGATTGTTGGTGGAGCACATCCAGATCTGTTTGAAGAAGTCGATATGGCCGCGCACAGGTCTGGAACGCACTTTGCTCGATCCATGAGAGCAACCGCTGTCAAGTATCAAGAGATAACTAAAACACAAGAGTTCACAGATGAAACCAAAAGCACAGTTGCTCCCAGAGAGCTCTTGGATTGGTGGAAATGGGATAGCATTGGAGCAGCTTGCGAACCGAAGTGTGGAGGATGCCGGTGCTGCAATTGTCAACCAGGAGGCAAGGAAATGACTCTGAGTGAGGAAAGGGAGCTGGAGATCATAAGGAAAGGCCTCACGTACATCAAAGCAGATGCTCACAGCGATGAACCGCACTGGGACACAAAATACCCCTGGATTCAAGATCCAAGTTCCCTTCCCTACAACAGGAGTGGGGTTGAAGCCACCTTCTTAAGAACAGAAAAACAACTCAAGAAAGAGCCAGAGTGGAAAATAGCATACACAGCTCAAGTGCATGAAAtggtggagagaagagcagcaaaGAAACTCACCAAAGAGATGATCGTCAGCTGGAAAGGACCAGTATGGTATGTCAGCCACTTGGTGGCGCCAAACCCACACCCTGTCACAACACCTGTGCGACTGGTATGGAACAGCAGCCAGAAGTTTAAAGGGGTCAGCATGAATGACCTGCTGCTGAAAGGGCCTGATGTTCTCAATCCCATCCGAACAGTACTACTCAGGTTCAGAAGAGGTGTCCATGCTGCTCTTGGCGACATCAGGAAGATGTACAATTCGGTGTGGTTAGAAAACCTGGAGATGCATCTCCACAGATTTCTCTGGAGAAACACTGAGGAGGAAGAGATTGAAGAGTATGCTATCACCAGAGTCAACATTGGCGATCGACCAGCAGGGTGCATTGCACAACTGGCCATGAGAGAGACAGCAAAACTGTCCATGTTCGCTCACCTGGAGGAGGAACGTAGGATCCTTGAAGAGGATGCCTATGTCGATGACATCCTGACTTCCCATAATGACTTACAAAAGCTGGACAAGGACACCAAAGGAGTTGAAGAGATCCTGAGGACAGGCGGATTCTTCCTCAAACCCTGGGTCCGGTCAGGCCAAAGTGGGAGGCAGGAGATCATACCAGGAGAACAAGGAGCGGTGTCAGGCACAGTACTTATTCTCCCGAaccagatgaggaaaggagacAATAAAGCCCTTGGAGTTGGATACCTTGTTGAAGAGGACAAACTGTACCTTATGACTTCAATCAATTTCTCAAAGAGGAAAAAGAAGATGAGAGTCGGACAAAATCTCCTTGAAGAAGAGGTGAGAGGGAAAACTCCAAACCCACTGACGAGAAGAGAACTGCTAAGCCAAGTAGCTAGCCTGTATGACCCAATAGGCCTCGTCACACCTGCCAAACAAAAGGGCGCCATTCTTGTCAGAAAGGCGTTTCAAGAAGCTGGAGGCAAAACTCTGACCCGAAACACGTGGGACAAACCTCTGTCTGAACAATTGAGAGAAGAAGCCATCAAACTGTTTGAGGAGTACACACGTCTTAGCCAAATCACCTTCCACAGAAGCCTCACACCAGTCAACTGGCTTGGTAAACCTTGGGGAATAACATTCTCTGACGGAAGTGAGAAGAGCTATGGAGCTGTAGTGTACTTCAGATGGGAAACCGAGCAAGGCATCCAAGTCAGGTTGGTTGAGTCCAAAGCAAAACTCACACCTTTGGACCAAAAGGGGGGGGCAGTGAAAGCTGAAATCTGCGGTGCTGTCTGCGCAGCACGACTTCGAAAGTACATTGAAAAACACAGTCATATAGAAATTGaacgatggctccatctgctggacagtCAAACTGTGGTGGGAGCTATCCAGAGAGACAGTTATGGGTATCAATCTTTCTTCGCGAACAGAGTTGGAGAGATCCAGAAATCCACATCCGTCAAAGACTGGTGGTGGATCCCGGGAGGCCTGAACAGTGCTGACATCATAACAAGAGGGGCAGCCCCGGAAGACCTCCAAGAAGATTCCATGTGGCAAAATGGACCAGCGTTCCTGCGGCAACCCATGGAAGAGTGGCCACAGAAGTCAGCCAAAGAAATTGCAGCTTATGCCAAGGAAGGCATAAACAAACTTCAAAGGAAATATTTCTCTGCAGCACTGACCAGAGCGCAGGCCAAGAGAAACAAGAATGATGTACTTCCTGAAGTGGGAGTTCAGAAGGAAAGTCAGAGTGATGCACAGCAAAGCAGGCAAAATAACCCAGATGAACCTAAGACTAAGATCCGAAGACCACCAGCTGGCTCTGCGGTAACAAAACTGATTGACATCAGGAAATTCAGCAGCCTGACCAGGCTGATCCGAGTCACTGCCTGGGTTTGGAGAGCTGCAACGAAATGGAAAGAAGTGTTGACCAGGAATTCAGCCTCAGATAAACCAAAGTGCGAGGAAATTCTTTCCACAAACTGGAAGTCCAGAGGCAAACAAGCTGTACTCACTGTTGGGGAGTGTGAAGATGCACTAAGAGACCTGTTCCTTGCAGCACAAGAAGGTATAACCTTTCAAGGCACCACTCTCAACAGACTCGCTGTTTACAGAGATGAAGAGACTGGGCTCTTGGTTTGTGGAGGGAGGTTCAAGATCTTTGATGAGGACGAGACTGCTGTACCAATTCTACCATATGAGGCATGGATATCCACTCTCCTagcccaagaggcccatgatgcaAACCATGAAGAAATAGCAGGTACACTCCTCCGGATGAGGAAGAAAGCCTGGGTGATAAAAGGCCGGAAGCTGGCTAAAAAGAGAGTTGACAACTGTGTGGTGTGCAGAAAGGCTAGGGCCAGAAAGTGCCAACAAATCATGAGTGACCTTCCACCCGAGCGTATAACACCAGCCAGACCATTTGAGTACACAACAGTGGACTTATTTGGACCATATGAAGTCAAGGACGAGGTGAGAAAGAAAGTCAAGCTCAAGGTGTGGGGAATTGTCTTCTGCTGTATGGCATCCAGAGCTATACACACAGATGTTGTCAGTGACCAGTCAACTGAAGGCTTCTTACTGGCCTACCAAAGATTCACGGCACTGAGAGGGCATCCAAAGAAACTGTGGTCAGATCCTGGAAAGAACTTTGTGGGTGCCAGACCTGCACTCAAAGAGCTCTACCACTTCCTGGATCAACAAATTACATCTGAGCTTGAAAATGAAGCTTCAAAGCATGGAACAGAGTGGAGCTGGAAGATCCACCCAGCAGACTCCCCTCACAGGAATGGTGCTGCAGAAGCAGCTGTTCGCACTGTGAAGCGGGCCTTGCACAATATGAGGGGCGAAGGACTCTTCACATGGAGTGAGTTTCAAACATTTATGTTCATGGCTGCTAACCTTGCCAATGAAAGGCCCATAGATGCCAGGACTCAGAGCCGGGAGGACTGCATAGAATACATCAGCCCTAATTCTCTTCTGCTTGGAAGGACTGGACCTAGGGGAGACTTAGGAAGCTTTGAGTTTGAAGACTACTCCTACAAAAGGTTAAGAGTCATTCAAGCAGAAGTTAACTGGTTCTGGAGGAAGTGGAGTCAGTTGGCTGGACCTAACCTGTTTGTGAGGAGTAAGTGGCACACAAAGCAGCGAAACGTGGCCGTTGGAGACGTCGTCTGGCTTGCAGACCAGAACGCTTTGAGGAGTCAGTATAAGCTTGGTAGGGTCGTCAATGTCAACACTGACAAGGAGGGCATTGTGAGAGATGCAAATATACGAACCTTCCCAAGTTATCCCATCTCAACTTTGAAGCATGTTTGTGGAGACAAAGCAAAGAAACGTTCAACCAAAATCCCAACTACAATTCTTCACAGGGACGTCAGGCGTTTGGTTGTGTTATTACCTGTAGAAGAGCAGAAGTAAAGCGATCGAAGATGGAGCCGATGTGACCTCCTTGGGTTCAAGAACCAGGAGATCAAGTGGGAGGTGTTGCGTCAAAAGACAGGTATTCATATTCAAGGCGTTCAGATTTTCAACtgatttcaaagataaaacaccagcagggggcgaaagagtgtatgcattgtagaacccatcattagcttgtgtttccctggggaacatatatactggtgcacctttgtgatagcaggtggtgaaatgtttggtggaaaagcatttcactggaagTCCTTCACGGAAGAGGAGACTCTCATCCATACACATTCAGCTCATTTAGGATTCTGGAGACTCAACCGGTAGGCACATAGACATTGTGTAAAATTGTTGCCAGTTAGGTGTTTATTTGTGTTGAGAATTGAGACCAATTGTCTAATTTAGTATATAGTATAATTTAGATAATATGACTACATTAAGATTATATATTTAAATTGAAATGACCTTACTTGAAGTAATGTatatttctttttgtgttttgccTTTAAAGGT encodes:
- the LOC123723901 gene encoding uncharacterized protein, with the protein product MAAPQPTLRIKPICLPKFSGYKRNFHRWRRDWESLQKQGEPTGSVEVKRIQLIDSIDERICRGLRLSFNTAEDMFRVLENRYGNKSTIALEIMEDLEKIPALRANQPRKVIDMIQTIEKALDDLTELGNTGAINNPLVIRSIESKLPDDIKREWLVFMVNPRNNVTPDNHFENLLKFLKTQEEILEKLEQLGVSERPEKRNACMERKYASTRSTTKGGCVVCGDEKHRENIFFCKRFKELKPVEKLAAVEKLGACKRCLVCHGEDDECKETYLCRNRNCKKDHHFFLCLKGDFRRSDSERRQFNVRRHTRTEEQEEFVSKLSPEMADKFKRAFTNITAKTNCGEKIQLGEIVSGAVEELPVILMLLEVTANAGQKIGTLIDLASDTNYITHRAARRLNLRSENITLVVHGVGGMAMKVKTRRYLLRVRVKMPRGTERAHELVCYGLNEIANIHRVIKPEQLKKFFPEVSLGDLRRPENIELLISHREGRLAPQRVKVIGDLVLWESPLGKIVGGAHPDLFEEVDMAAHRSGTHFARSMRATAVKYQEITKTQEFTDETKSTVAPRELLDWWKWDSIGAACEPKCGGCRCCNCQPGGKEMTLSEERELEIIRKGLTYIKADAHSDEPHWDTKYPWIQDPSSLPYNRSGVEATFLRTEKQLKKEPEWKIAYTAQVHEMVERRAAKKLTKEMIVSWKGPVWYVSHLVAPNPHPVTTPVRLVWNSSQKFKGVSMNDLLLKGPDVLNPIRTVLLRFRRGVHAALGDIRKMYNSVWLENLEMHLHRFLWRNTEEEEIEEYAITRVNIGDRPAGCIAQLAMRETAKLSMFAHLEEERRILEEDAYVDDILTSHNDLQKLDKDTKGVEEILRTGGFFLKPWVRSGQSGRQEIIPGEQGAVSGTVLILPNQMRKGDNKALGVGYLVEEDKLYLMTSINFSKRKKKMRVGQNLLEEEVRGKTPNPLTRRELLSQVASLYDPIGLVTPAKQKGAILVRKAFQEAGGKTLTRNTWDKPLSEQLREEAIKLFEEYTRLSQITFHRSLTPVNWLGKPWGITFSDGSEKSYGAVVYFRWETEQGIQVRLVESKAKLTPLDQKGGAVKAEICGAVCAARLRKYIEKHSHIEIERWLHLLDSQTVVGAIQRDSYGYQSFFANRVGEIQKSTSVKDWWWIPGGLNSADIITRGAAPEDLQEDSMWQNGPAFLRQPMEEWPQKSAKEIAAYAKEGINKLQRKYFSAALTRAQAKRNKNDVLPEVGVQKESQSDAQQSRQNNPDEPKTKIRRPPAGSAVTKLIDIRKFSSLTRLIRVTAWVWRAATKWKEVLTRNSASDKPKCEEILSTNWKSRGKQAVLTVGECEDALRDLFLAAQEGITFQGTTLNRLAVYRDEETGLLVCGGRFKIFDEDETAVPILPYEAWISTLLAQEAHDANHEEIAGTLLRMRKKAWVIKGRKLAKKRVDNCVVCRKARARKCQQIMSDLPPERITPARPFEYTTVDLFGPYEVKDEVRKKVKLKVWGIVFCCMASRAIHTDVVSDQSTEGFLLAYQRFTALRGHPKKLWSDPGKNFVGARPALKELYHFLDQQITSELENEASKHGTEWSWKIHPADSPHRNGAAEAAVRTVKRALHNMRGEGLFTWSEFQTFMFMAANLANERPIDARTQSREDCIEYISPNSLLLGRTGPRGDLGSFEFEDYSYKRLRVIQAEVNWFWRKWSQLAGPNLFVRSKWHTKQRNVAVGDVVWLADQNALRSQYKLGRVVNVNTDKEGIVRDANIRTFPSYPISTLKHVCGDKAKKRSTKIPTTILHRDVRRLVVLLPVEEQK